The Leishmania panamensis strain MHOM/PA/94/PSC-1 chromosome 12 sequence genome includes the window CATTCGCTCGACGGTCCCTGTCCTCAGCGAGTGCACTGTCAGCGGTGCAAGAGGGCATTGATGTGGAGGTGCGCAGGGTGTCGAAGCGTCAGCTTCTCGCGGAATATCGCTACGTCTTTCGAATCCTGAACgaggcggtgccggtgcgcaCATGAATGCGTTTCTTAGCTGTGTTGTGGGtaggtgggtgtgtgcacaCCTCAGGGGGAGCGAAAGGCTCAGCCGAAGGGCCGCAGCGTGTTGGAGCCAGCGCAATCCTCGTCCTTGGCGGTAcccccgcctcctcgcaTCTTCCCTTCagccccctctcttctccctcatcTCCTCAGCTCCCCTGTTCTCTCGCACCCACGAGTAGCGATGACGGCCCGTATGAGTGATTCTTTGGTGTttcctctccacacacacacaattaACGAAGGCGCGCACGCATACGTGCCAGCGTGCAGACGACCCGCGCCGTCGAAAGACCCCACCGATATGATGGCAGAAGAACGCCGCGAGGTACTCGCGGGCAGAGTGACACGCATACATAAGTACAAGCATTCgggctccccccccctcttacCTTGCTGATGAAGCTCCGCTACTCAAGATGACCtctgcctcctgcgcctccactggcccctcgctcttccttctctcactctctgaATGCCGTTCTCActcttccccttcacctctcaTGCTCTCCGCTCAACAACTACGCCTggccacgcacacagcgcaACTCCGCCTTCCTCGCTCCCCCCGCTCCACTTCGCATTGCTCCGTGCTTTTCCTGTTACTGAGCCTTCGCTGTCTCTTAAATCATATTTCTTTTGCCCGTCTCATCTCCCCTTCTCTGGTCAATAcccgtctcctcccccctcttcctcccagACTTCTGCTCACCTTCAGGAACCTCTAGTCCAGCCTATTCACCCTCGCActgtgtttctctcgttCGCTTCGTCTCCATCTCCCGCTGCCACTGTACTCCCCCGCAGTGTGCGCCGGCTCTCCTCGCTTTCATAGTGTCCTTCCAAGGCGCTGTGACTCTCTGTCCTGTGTGAGCGGTCGCACTTCGCTCTGTCGTTGACGCGCTCTTCTCAGAGATCGATGAGTACTCATGACCTCACTCTCTGCCAAGTAAGCCACTACAATCATGCCAACTATTCAGACCTTGCACCGCGGCCTACGGTCAGCGATGACGATGGAAATAACAGCCTGTTCCATGGAAGCGCCTCCGGAATGATGACGATGGTACCGCCGGTGTCTGTCCTCGACGTCGATGCAGTCCCGGATCGCCTGCATACCTGCAAGAGACGGCTATTGGAGCAGTACCACATCGACTCCCGATCCACCACCCTCAACCCACTGAGCCGGgccaacaccaccgccggcaggaatgaggcggcgcagctcagTGACGTGGATGCCCAGCAGCCCATCCTGCCGACTGAATGCAACAAGCAAACGCCCGAGTACGTGCAGGAGGTGGCCctgggtgctgctgcagactcGACTGTGAATCAGCATACCGCTGTCGCAGCCAGCCAGGACATTGTggacctcttcttcctcgagGGAAGCCAGGCCGTCAACGGCTTGTGCTTCTCGCCCTACCCCACCTACGGCTGGCGCACGGCGGAGGAGCGCCGGGCTGCCATTTATGCAGTTTTCAAGAAGTACAATGTGGCCACGCACCTGCCTGTCTCACCGGCTGCCCTGGCCaccgcgcagcaccaccacagccatcATCAGCACGCCTCCATCCACGCCATCAACAAGATGCCGATCGAGACGCGGGAGCAGTACTGGCGGCGCCTGTCAAACGTGTACATCGAGAAGGGtgtgaaggcggcggcagccaccgccgctgcgactACAACTCCGACGAACTGTACCATCTCAGATGTCCCTCGCCACGAGCCCGAGGACCCGTTCTACATCATTGACCTCGGCCGTGTCGTGGAGCAGATGGCGCGCTGGCGCCACGAGCTGCCGATGGTGCGGCCCTACTTCGCCGTCAAAAGTAACCCGAAACTTGCACTTCTGGAGGTGCTCGGGGCCCTCGGCTCCGGCTTTGACTGCGCGTCGAAGGGGGAAATCCAAACGGTGCTGGACAACCACCTCGTGGCGTCGCCAGACGACATCATCTTCGCCAACCCATGCAAACAGCCTGGCGACATGCGGGAGGCGCAGGCACGCGGCGTGACCTACGTGACGGTGGACAACCTGCTAGAGATTGAGAAAATCAGCCGCCTCATGCCCTCAGCCCGCGCGGTCATCCGCATCAAGACAAACGACAGCAAGGCCAagtgcgccttctccaccaaGTTCGGTGTCCCCCTTAACGACGTTGAGAgcctgctgcaggcggctCGCCAGTTCAAAGTCGACGTGTACGGCGTCAGCTTTcacgtcggcagcagcaacagcgaccCGGCTACGTACGTGTCTGCAGTGCGCGACGCCTACCACGTCTTCCAGCAAGCCTCCCAGTACGGCTTCAACTGTACTCTGCTTGacatcggcggcggcttccCGAGCGTGGAGACCAACACGGCGAGCGGCGAGGCCATTTTCGAGGTCATCGCCCGTGCGATTCGGCcagtgctggaggagctctTCGGGGGTGGTGATGTGACCATCATCAGTGAGCCCGGTCGCTACTTCACGGCTTCCACGCACGCACTTCTCGTGAACGTCTTCGCCTCCCGCAAGCTGCGGATGTCCgatgtggagaaggcgaactACCAGGCCCTCCAGTCTGTCGTGCCGATGGACGAGTCCGAGGAGTACCAGTACTACGTCAACGACGGCCTCTACCACAGCTTCAACTGTATCATCTTCGATCACGCCCATCCGACGCTTCTCCTGCTgaacgacggcgacggtgctgacGCAATGGAGGACAAcaaagaggagggcgagaCCTCGCTGAGCAGCCGCGCACGCCGCCCGTTGCGCATCACGACCATCTTCGGACCCACCTGCGACTCGCTGGATTGTATCCTGAGGAAGCAACCCTTCCCAGAGATGAAGCTGGGCGACTGGATTCTGGTCCCGGACATGGGCAGCTACACCAtttctgccgccgcccccttcAACGGCTTCTCGACGCACCGCTTTGAATGGGTGAGCTCTATTGCCTTATAGTCGAGAAACAGGCCTGGGTAGGGCTGATCTAAAAGGCACGCTGAGGTAAATAAGcgggtgagtgagtgagtggggggatgaaggagagggcaggAGGACGCGGGCTGTAGGATGGGTGGATGATGGCAAAAGGACCTGCCCTATGGTGCATCTCCCATTACCCTGTTCCCTCCCCGCCGCCAGTTTCTATCACTCACTCCATCATCGCCCTCCGCTGTGACGGTGGACGTGAAGAACGGGCGACGAGcataacacacacacacacgctcataCAGACGCCCGAGATGACCACCAGAGCGGGCGCGCAGGGGGTGAGAGGAGTGGCAGGAAGAACGCGTGGCTGTACGCCCCTTTCGTTGTGCGCCTGCCACGTTTGCCTGTCTCCCAGTCCCCGCTCCCATCCGTGACACTCCGACTAGCATTGACGcgactacacacacacacagcagcagcagcagcatcagcatcagcatcagcagctgtACGAGACAAAATCAGCGAGCGCGATTACGCGGATCCGAAAGCGGAAGAAGACGAAGGGGTGCGCCTTCCTCATTTTCGTCGCTCATTTCTAACTTTCCGGTCGTGTGGCTGCAGACTTACACGGACGAAATAGTGGCCGTCTACTCGGTCGTCGTTGCCCTAGTCACTGTCACCTTCTCTATCTCATTAActttgtttcttttcctaACGCACCTGTGCTCTGTGTCCCTTCTGCGGCTGATCACCATTTCATCTACGTATCCATGACTTATTGccgtctcctcccctctccccctatGTGCTGAGCACCCACAACCAAAGTTAAGgatacacgcacaggcgTACATAAGTGAGCATGGGTGTTGAGAGTCACTCAGTGTCGACTTTGACCGATCTCTCAACATggctcctctccctcctgccGTCCATGTCCAGCCGACACGTGTGCTGTATGCCTACCCGCTTGTGTGTACccctctgtgggtgtgtgtcttttccttctctctctcgccacctcccctccgccGTTACGTCGGTGAGGCCACGTAGCAGAGTTTTAGGTCTTGATACCACCGTGATGATGAGG containing:
- a CDS encoding ornithine decarboxylase, putative (TriTrypDB/GeneDB-style sysID: LpmP.12.0290), translated to MMTMVPPVSVLDVDAVPDRLHTCKRRLLEQYHIDSRSTTLNPLSRANTTAGRNEAAQLSDVDAQQPILPTECNKQTPEYVQEVALGAAADSTVNQHTAVAASQDIVDLFFLEGSQAVNGLCFSPYPTYGWRTAEERRAAIYAVFKKYNVATHLPVSPAALATAQHHHSHHQHASIHAINKMPIETREQYWRRLSNVYIEKGVKAAAATAAATTTPTNCTISDVPRHEPEDPFYIIDLGRVVEQMARWRHELPMVRPYFAVKSNPKLALLEVLGALGSGFDCASKGEIQTVLDNHLVASPDDIIFANPCKQPGDMREAQARGVTYVTVDNLLEIEKISRLMPSARAVIRIKTNDSKAKCAFSTKFGVPLNDVESLLQAARQFKVDVYGVSFHVGSSNSDPATYVSAVRDAYHVFQQASQYGFNCTLLDIGGGFPSVETNTASGEAIFEVIARAIRPVLEELFGGGDVTIISEPGRYFTASTHALLVNVFASRKLRMSDVEKANYQALQSVVPMDESEEYQYYVNDGLYHSFNCIIFDHAHPTLLLLNDGDGADAMEDNKEEGETSLSSRARRPLRITTIFGPTCDSLDCILRKQPFPEMKLGDWILVPDMGSYTISAAAPFNGFSTHRFEWVSSIAL